CCACCGGCGATTCGTGGCTCCAGCCGCATGCTGCTCTTCGACCGCGCCACCGGCCAGTACCACGACAATTTTTTTCGCAACATCCCCCAAATCCTCAAACCCGGCGACCTCCTTATCCTCAATGACAGCCGTGTCTTACCGGCCCGCCTCTACGCCACCCGCGCCCGCAGCCACCAAACCCAGCAAAGTTCTCCCAATCCAACCGGCCGTATCGAAGTCCTTCTAACCCAGCAACTTGCCGTGAACGATTGGACCGCACTCGTCCGCCCCAGCCGCAAAATTCAACTCGGCGAACGCCTCCTCTTCCACGCCCCCAACGAAGCAAACCCCTTACTGGAAGCCGAAATTCTCTCCGCCTCCGAATTCGGCGAACGCACCCTCCGCTTCTCTCCCGCCCCAGACTTCAGCGCCATCCTCAACAAAATAGGCCACATGCCGCTTCCTCCCTACATCCACCGCGAGGACAGCGATGCCGATCGCGACCGCTACCAGACCGTCTTTTCGCAAGAATCCGGCAGCGCCGCCGCCCCGACCGCAGGCCTTCACTTCACCCCCAAGATCCTGGCCCAGCTCAAGCAAAACGGCATCCAGATTGAGACCATCACCCTCCACGTAGGGCTCGGCACCTTCCAGCCAGTAAGAGCGGAAAAGCTTAGTGACATCCGCCTCCACGCCGAACACTACACGCTTCCTCCCGCAACCGCTGAAGCCATCAACGCCGCGCTCAATGATGGCCGCAGGATCATTGCAACCGGCACCACCACAACCCGAACGCTGGAACACTGCGCCCAAACGTCTGGGGGAGATCGTCTTACACCCCACACCGGCCAAACCAGCATCTTCATTCAACCTGGCCATAGGTTCATGATCGTGAAGGGTCTCCTCACAAACTTCCATCTTCCACAATCCACGTTGCTTATGCTAGTCAGCGCCTTCGCAGGAAGTCAGACCGGAAAAGAATTAGTACTGTCTGCCTATGCACACGCCATTCGGGAAAAATACCAATTCTTCAGTTATGGTGACTGCATGCTTCTTCTCTAGAAACGGAGTTCCGTGGTTACGGCATCTCCGTGTTTGAA
This Tunturibacter gelidoferens DNA region includes the following protein-coding sequences:
- the queA gene encoding tRNA preQ1(34) S-adenosylmethionine ribosyltransferase-isomerase QueA, producing MLVSDFNFDLPEELIAQSPPAIRGSSRMLLFDRATGQYHDNFFRNIPQILKPGDLLILNDSRVLPARLYATRARSHQTQQSSPNPTGRIEVLLTQQLAVNDWTALVRPSRKIQLGERLLFHAPNEANPLLEAEILSASEFGERTLRFSPAPDFSAILNKIGHMPLPPYIHREDSDADRDRYQTVFSQESGSAAAPTAGLHFTPKILAQLKQNGIQIETITLHVGLGTFQPVRAEKLSDIRLHAEHYTLPPATAEAINAALNDGRRIIATGTTTTRTLEHCAQTSGGDRLTPHTGQTSIFIQPGHRFMIVKGLLTNFHLPQSTLLMLVSAFAGSQTGKELVLSAYAHAIREKYQFFSYGDCMLLL